From one Halosimplex rubrum genomic stretch:
- a CDS encoding magnesium transporter: MTLRSVAVETYRSALPPLLVSALGGLLAGAILGGMEGELAAVPGLLVVVPAFLAIRGSVYGSLGSRLSSALHQGLLEPRLAYDDRLARAVAAALLNGLGASLVAATLTVGLLRALGRPVAPWPTLALVALAGAAMAGVALVGTILVVVFVGYRRGANPDDLVGPAVTTAGDVFGMAALFLATRLALAVS, translated from the coding sequence GTGACCCTGCGCTCGGTCGCCGTCGAGACCTACCGGAGCGCGCTCCCGCCGCTGCTGGTGAGCGCCCTCGGCGGCCTGCTCGCGGGCGCCATCCTCGGCGGGATGGAGGGGGAACTCGCCGCGGTCCCGGGCCTGCTGGTCGTCGTTCCGGCGTTCCTGGCGATCCGCGGGAGCGTCTACGGCTCGCTGGGGTCGCGGCTGTCGAGCGCGCTCCACCAGGGGCTACTCGAGCCGCGACTGGCCTACGACGACCGACTCGCGAGGGCGGTCGCCGCCGCCCTGCTCAACGGGCTGGGGGCTAGCCTCGTCGCGGCGACGCTGACCGTCGGCCTCCTGCGCGCGCTCGGACGGCCGGTCGCGCCGTGGCCGACGCTCGCGCTGGTCGCTCTCGCCGGGGCGGCGATGGCCGGCGTCGCGCTGGTCGGGACCATCCTGGTCGTCGTCTTCGTCGGTTACCGCCGCGGTGCCAACCCCGACGACCTCGTCGGCCCGGCCGTCACGACCGCCGGCGACGTGTTCGGCATGGCCGCCCTGTTTCTGGCGACGCGGCTCGCGCTCGCCGTGAGTTGA
- a CDS encoding potassium channel family protein, whose product MTPDRGRGGDGDTVDPHPADRVEYEPVSVKELLGEMKDIAELLVDLSYSSVLFDDPALAAEVLELESEMDVLQLRARMSLVMAGRSPEEAEELAPIFGIVGAAETISDAAGDIAKVVLDDVGLPASLRAGLPDPVETLARAELAGESPYAGRTLGDINLETETGVRVLAVRRGDEWLLDPGRETTLRPGDVSFCRGPDDGIQGVFETMTGDPYERSAVPESDIADLDRAVETVVLMRNVSELAVDLAYGSVLFDDPELAREVSELEVEVDALKERFEAWALRAAAELAEPVAIRGLVHIATSTEVISDAALEISEGVLRGLGSHPVVRAAVEESDEILVSVPVAAGSDLDGTTIGEQALRATTGTLVIAVRREGEAAGGTDGANGDGDAGTGRADGDTEWVLTPSPETRLRAGDTLIAKGTRAGAERLRALAGVGEGTGAGPGSR is encoded by the coding sequence ATGACGCCGGACCGCGGACGCGGCGGCGACGGTGACACCGTCGACCCCCACCCCGCCGACCGCGTCGAGTACGAGCCGGTCAGCGTCAAGGAACTGCTCGGCGAGATGAAAGACATCGCCGAGCTGCTCGTCGATCTGTCCTACTCTTCCGTCCTCTTCGACGACCCGGCGCTGGCCGCGGAGGTGCTCGAACTGGAGTCGGAGATGGACGTGCTCCAGTTGCGCGCGCGGATGAGCCTCGTGATGGCCGGGCGCTCGCCCGAGGAGGCAGAGGAGCTGGCGCCCATCTTCGGCATCGTCGGCGCCGCCGAGACGATCAGCGACGCCGCCGGCGACATCGCGAAGGTCGTCCTCGACGACGTGGGGTTGCCGGCGTCGCTGCGGGCGGGCCTCCCCGACCCCGTCGAGACGCTCGCCCGGGCGGAACTCGCCGGGGAATCGCCCTACGCGGGGCGGACGCTCGGCGACATCAACCTGGAGACGGAGACGGGCGTACGCGTGCTCGCCGTCCGTCGCGGCGACGAGTGGCTGCTCGACCCCGGCCGAGAGACGACGCTGCGACCCGGCGACGTGTCGTTCTGTCGCGGCCCCGACGACGGTATCCAGGGCGTCTTCGAGACGATGACCGGCGACCCCTACGAACGGTCGGCGGTCCCCGAGTCGGACATCGCGGACCTCGACCGAGCGGTCGAGACGGTCGTGTTGATGCGCAACGTCAGCGAACTCGCGGTCGACCTGGCCTACGGGTCGGTGCTGTTCGACGACCCCGAACTCGCCCGCGAGGTGAGCGAACTGGAGGTGGAGGTCGACGCGCTGAAGGAGCGCTTCGAGGCGTGGGCGCTCCGGGCGGCGGCCGAACTCGCGGAGCCGGTGGCGATCCGCGGGTTGGTCCACATCGCGACGAGCACGGAGGTGATCAGCGACGCCGCCCTGGAGATCAGCGAGGGCGTCCTCCGCGGGCTGGGGAGTCACCCGGTCGTCCGGGCGGCCGTCGAGGAGTCCGACGAGATCCTCGTCAGCGTCCCCGTCGCGGCCGGCAGCGACCTCGACGGCACGACCATCGGCGAACAGGCGCTCCGGGCGACCACGGGGACCCTCGTCATCGCGGTCCGCCGCGAGGGCGAGGCGGCGGGCGGGACGGACGGAGCGAACGGTGACGGCGACGCGGGCACCGGTCGGGCGGACGGCGACACGGAGTGGGTCCTGACGCCGTCGCCCGAGACGCGACTGCGCGCCGGCGACACCCTCATCGCGAAGGGGACCCGAGCCGGCGCCGAACGCCTGCGGGCGCTGGCCGGCGTCGGGGAGGGGACCGGAGCCGGACCCGGGTCACGGTGA
- a CDS encoding signal recognition particle protein Srp54 — translation MVLDDLGTSLRSTLDDLRGQSRISEEDVEEVVKDIQRSLLQADVDVDLVMELSDSIKTRALEEEPPAGTSAHDWVLRVVYDELVGLVGDSTDLPLKSQTIMLAGLYGSGKTTTAAKMAWWFSKKGLRPAIIQTDTDRPGAYDQSKEMAERAEVDFYGDPDADDPVQIARDGLEEVEDADIKIVDTAGRDGLNEELIDQIEDIEAEVQPDRDLLVLDAAMGQSAKDQAQEFEDSIGIDGVVITKLDGTAKGGGALAAVNETGSSIAFLGTGETVSDIERFEPSGFISRLLGMGDLKQLTERVERAMEETGEEEDDWDPEDMMEGKFTLQDMRKQMETMNKMGPLDQVMDMIPGMGGGLMDQLPDDAMDVTQERLQDFEVVMDSMTDEELENPRTVGKSRIERIARGSGKPEERIRELLEQYNAMRQMLDQFQGMGDADMERMMKQMQGGGGGGGMGGMGGMGGGGGPFGD, via the coding sequence ATGGTACTCGACGATCTGGGAACGTCGCTCCGGAGCACCCTCGACGACCTCCGGGGCCAGTCCCGCATCTCCGAGGAGGACGTCGAGGAGGTCGTCAAGGACATCCAGCGGTCGCTGCTGCAGGCCGACGTGGACGTGGACCTGGTGATGGAGCTGTCGGACTCCATCAAGACCCGCGCCCTAGAGGAGGAGCCGCCCGCCGGCACCTCCGCCCACGACTGGGTGCTTCGGGTCGTCTACGACGAACTCGTCGGCCTCGTCGGCGACTCCACCGACCTCCCGCTCAAATCGCAGACGATCATGCTCGCCGGTCTCTACGGCTCGGGGAAGACCACCACGGCGGCCAAGATGGCGTGGTGGTTCTCGAAGAAGGGCCTGCGCCCGGCCATCATCCAGACCGACACCGACCGCCCCGGCGCCTACGACCAGTCCAAGGAGATGGCCGAGCGCGCCGAGGTCGACTTCTACGGCGACCCCGACGCCGACGACCCCGTCCAGATCGCCCGCGACGGGCTCGAAGAAGTCGAAGACGCCGACATCAAGATCGTCGACACCGCCGGTCGCGACGGCCTCAACGAGGAGCTCATCGACCAGATCGAGGACATCGAGGCCGAGGTCCAGCCGGATCGGGACCTCCTGGTGCTGGACGCGGCGATGGGTCAGTCCGCCAAGGACCAGGCCCAGGAGTTCGAGGACTCGATCGGCATCGACGGCGTCGTCATCACGAAGCTCGACGGGACGGCGAAAGGTGGGGGCGCGCTGGCCGCCGTCAACGAGACCGGCTCGTCGATCGCCTTCCTCGGGACCGGCGAGACCGTCAGCGACATCGAGCGCTTCGAACCCTCCGGGTTCATCTCGCGGCTGCTCGGGATGGGCGACCTGAAACAGCTCACCGAGCGCGTCGAGCGGGCGATGGAGGAGACGGGCGAGGAGGAAGACGACTGGGACCCCGAGGACATGATGGAGGGGAAGTTCACCCTCCAGGACATGCGCAAGCAGATGGAGACGATGAACAAGATGGGTCCCCTGGACCAGGTGATGGACATGATCCCCGGGATGGGCGGCGGGCTCATGGACCAGCTCCCCGACGACGCGATGGACGTGACCCAGGAGCGCCTGCAGGACTTCGAGGTCGTCATGGACTCGATGACCGACGAGGAGCTGGAGAACCCCCGGACAGTGGGCAAGAGCCGCATCGAGCGCATCGCCCGCGGCTCGGGCAAACCCGAGGAGCGGATCCGCGAACTGCTCGAACAGTACAACGCGATGCGCCAGATGTTAGACCAGTTCCAGGGCATGGGCGACGCCGACATGGAGCGGATGATGAAGCAGATGCAGGGCGGCGGCGGTGGCGGCGGCATGGGCGGGATGGGTGGCATGGGCGGCGGTGGCGGCCCGTTCGGCGACTGA
- the sppA gene encoding signal peptide peptidase SppA, which produces MSSQSSDGGPVGTVEGTVVPLVVTALVGLVGVVAAWYVFVRSTDSLVDLFGLLVVAGVALLALWVGSRIAGSLVSPYNVAEVAVEGPIARERAGGVPGSPTGAGADDVVEQIELADADPAAEALLVKLNTPGGEIVPSEDIRIAAERFDGPTVAYATDVCASGGYDIASGCDEIWAREGSLVGSIGVIGSRVNANDLAERLGLSYEGFTAGEYKDAGTPLKELRPDERAYLQGLVDDYYEQFVETVAEGRDMEPATVEETEARVFLGSEARERGLVDELGTRRAVTDALEDRLGEPVAVREFEPAHSLRERVSLGAQRATYAFGAGLASAVDGDADGLRFRR; this is translated from the coding sequence ATGAGCAGTCAGTCATCCGACGGCGGCCCGGTCGGGACCGTCGAGGGGACCGTCGTCCCGCTGGTCGTGACCGCCCTCGTCGGCCTGGTCGGCGTCGTCGCCGCCTGGTACGTGTTCGTCCGCAGCACCGACTCGCTGGTCGACCTGTTTGGCCTCCTCGTCGTCGCCGGGGTCGCCCTCCTCGCGCTGTGGGTCGGGAGCCGGATCGCCGGGTCGCTCGTCTCGCCGTACAACGTCGCCGAGGTCGCGGTCGAAGGGCCGATCGCGCGCGAACGCGCGGGCGGCGTCCCCGGCTCGCCGACCGGCGCCGGCGCCGACGACGTGGTCGAACAGATCGAACTCGCCGACGCCGACCCCGCCGCGGAGGCGCTGCTGGTGAAGCTCAACACCCCTGGTGGGGAGATCGTCCCGAGCGAGGACATCCGCATCGCCGCCGAGCGCTTCGACGGGCCGACCGTCGCCTACGCCACCGACGTCTGCGCCAGCGGCGGCTACGACATCGCCAGCGGCTGCGACGAGATCTGGGCCCGCGAGGGGTCGCTGGTCGGCTCCATCGGCGTCATCGGCTCGCGGGTCAACGCCAACGACCTGGCCGAGCGGCTGGGGCTGTCCTACGAGGGGTTCACCGCCGGCGAGTACAAGGACGCCGGGACGCCCCTGAAGGAGCTGCGCCCCGACGAGCGGGCGTACCTCCAGGGCCTCGTCGACGACTACTACGAGCAGTTCGTCGAGACCGTCGCTGAGGGTCGGGACATGGAGCCCGCGACCGTCGAGGAGACCGAAGCCCGCGTGTTCCTCGGGAGCGAGGCCCGCGAGCGCGGCCTCGTCGACGAACTCGGCACCCGCCGGGCGGTGACCGACGCCCTCGAAGACCGACTCGGCGAGCCCGTCGCGGTCCGCGAGTTCGAGCCCGCCCACTCGCTGCGCGAGCGGGTCAGCCTGGGCGCCCAGCGAGCCACCTACGCCTTCGGCGCCGGGCTCGCGAGCGCCGTCGACGGCGACGCCGACGGGCTGCGC
- a CDS encoding magnesium transporter: MAGDWTVRGITRRLFPLLVALTCLELLGGLTLGSFEATLTRYPSLLVLVPATIGTAGNLGSVLSARLSTAFHLGLLTFEPTDERLGGNALATLALAVTVFPLVGAGAWAVTWATGTAALPALTVVAVALLSGVVLSVLAVLVTVVTAYGAYRFEADPDDVVIPVVTNVCDVLGVLVLFGSVRVVVG, encoded by the coding sequence ATGGCCGGCGACTGGACGGTCCGCGGGATCACCCGCCGGCTGTTCCCGCTGCTGGTCGCGCTCACCTGTCTCGAACTACTCGGGGGCCTCACGCTCGGGTCCTTCGAGGCGACGCTGACCCGCTACCCCTCGCTGCTCGTGCTCGTCCCGGCCACCATCGGGACGGCCGGCAACCTCGGGAGCGTCCTCTCGGCGCGGCTCTCGACGGCCTTCCACCTCGGCCTGCTCACCTTCGAGCCGACCGACGAGCGCCTCGGCGGCAACGCCCTCGCGACCCTCGCGCTCGCGGTGACGGTGTTCCCGCTGGTCGGCGCCGGCGCCTGGGCCGTCACCTGGGCCACCGGAACAGCGGCGCTACCGGCCCTGACCGTCGTCGCGGTCGCGCTCCTGAGCGGCGTGGTGCTCTCGGTCCTGGCCGTCCTCGTGACCGTCGTCACCGCCTACGGCGCCTACCGCTTCGAGGCCGACCCCGACGACGTGGTCATCCCCGTCGTCACGAACGTCTGCGACGTGCTCGGCGTGCTCGTCCTGTTCGGCTCCGTCCGGGTGGTGGTCGGGTGA
- a CDS encoding MBL fold metallo-hydrolase has translation MRVTLMGTGDAVGVPAPLCDCEYCAASERRRRPAVLVEAAGRRLVLDIGPDIADQLHEVEVYDVDAFFATHAHFDNYWGINELNQAAMDTHVRNESEFDHPTFGKDITVYGSRPVRTFTEDTFPHILDNVEYVPLDADEAVRTDEFDVRAFDVDHGTHAFPTQGYAVSAEGSTVVYAPDVDGVDAVPDFCTGADLLFFDGSVLGAEFHGDAEELRADARRFDADRVVTTNVSEHMLERHTDDLDGRSEFEVWSDFDRVAL, from the coding sequence ATGCGCGTCACCCTCATGGGGACCGGCGACGCGGTCGGCGTGCCCGCGCCGCTGTGTGACTGCGAGTACTGCGCCGCCAGCGAGCGTCGCCGCCGCCCGGCGGTGCTGGTCGAGGCCGCCGGGCGGCGGCTCGTCCTCGACATCGGTCCCGACATCGCCGACCAGCTCCACGAGGTGGAGGTCTACGACGTGGACGCCTTCTTCGCGACCCACGCCCACTTCGACAACTACTGGGGGATCAACGAGTTGAACCAGGCGGCGATGGACACCCACGTGCGGAACGAGTCGGAGTTCGACCACCCGACCTTCGGCAAGGATATCACCGTCTACGGGAGCCGCCCGGTCCGGACGTTCACCGAAGACACCTTCCCGCACATCCTCGACAACGTCGAGTACGTCCCGCTCGACGCCGACGAGGCGGTCCGCACCGACGAGTTCGACGTGCGGGCGTTCGACGTCGACCACGGCACGCACGCCTTCCCCACGCAGGGGTACGCCGTCTCCGCCGAGGGGTCGACCGTCGTCTACGCGCCCGACGTGGACGGCGTCGACGCCGTCCCCGACTTCTGCACCGGCGCGGACCTGCTCTTCTTCGACGGCTCCGTCCTGGGCGCGGAGTTCCACGGCGACGCCGAGGAACTGCGCGCCGACGCCCGCCGGTTCGACGCCGACCGCGTCGTCACCACGAACGTCTCCGAGCACATGCTCGAACGCCACACCGACGACCTCGACGGCCGCTCGGAGTTCGAGGTCTGGAGCGACTTCGACCGCGTGGCGCTGTAG